From a single Brassica napus cultivar Da-Ae chromosome C9, Da-Ae, whole genome shotgun sequence genomic region:
- the BNAC09G03820D gene encoding uncharacterized protein BNAC09G03820D, whose protein sequence is MVKMNPKTIVTNLLLLLLLQISNFSIVVFSLERLYRKPYKSEFSIRPSTVTRIVVANELWGLKNGNAGFVCAHGPKVWRKSNPGDRYIVIEFEHTGITRYKFVHCHLRSSRGYVNVPINIHPDTSARCYPSYKCHYFIRKDGVYYKPEKKLFPWLPFPRSKNGGHAKD, encoded by the coding sequence atggtgaagatgaatCCCAAAACCATAGTTACAAACCTCCTCCTCTTACTCCTCCTGCAAATCTCCAACTTCTCCATCGTTGTCTTCTCTCTGGAGCGGTTATATAGGAAACCTTATAAATCGGAGTTTAGCATACGACCAAGCACTGTCACACGTATCGTCGTGGCCAACGAATTATGGGGTCTTAAGAACGGTAACGCTGGCTTTGTATGCGCTCACGGTCCCAAGGTTTGGCGTAAAAGCAATCCGGGAGACCGGTACATTGTAATCGAGTTCGAACACACTGGTATTACAAGGTATAAATTCGTACATTGCCATCTCCGGTCGAGTCGTGGGTATGTCAATGTTCCTATCAATATTCACCCTGACACTTCTGCTAGGTGTTACCCTAGTTATAAATGccattattttattagaaaagatGGAGTTTATTACAAGCCTGAGAAGAAGCTCTTCCCATGGCTGCCGTTTCCACGCTCTAAAAATGGAGGCCACGCCAAGGATTAA